One window from the genome of Opisthocomus hoazin isolate bOpiHoa1 chromosome 11, bOpiHoa1.hap1, whole genome shotgun sequence encodes:
- the TMF1 gene encoding TATA element modulatory factor, whose protein sequence is MSWFNASQLSSFAKQALSQAQKSIDRVLDIQAEESPWPDAVIPDYGDGTNSLISGGWDTSSWGLSSNTEPQNQPVSPTAITKPVRRTVVDESENFFSAFLSPTDVQRIQKNSVVSKPPAKSQRPKEEVKSTLKESQHPSQLEVPVTTEAEVKDSSVDGLVDLKTPDIPKEKFEESSVLKSNAKPEESTSEVTDKKVSALNLEVPEDALNEKPSVGGDGTGVAPESTSQPLNAGTKETGLETKERKTEDRQSNTPSPPVSTFSSGTSTTSDIEVLDHESVISESSVSSRQEAADSKSSLHLMQTSFQLLSTSACADYNRLDDFQKMTESCCSSDAFERIDSFSVQSLDSRSVSEINSDDELSGRPSASASVADSPSAPKTETVGAPKSKSENLNDAPVLHAEEAEMEESGRSATPVNSEQPDVLVTSVQTAEEQIVKEETEPQQDAVKKLLEEDTEKQELKKMIDSLTEKLEKREIQLLSTSKEKARLEEAYDNLKDEMFRMKEESSSLSSLKEEFAQRIADAEKKLQLACKERDVAKKEVKTVKEELSTRLNTNETAELLKEKEEQIKGLMEEGEKLSKQQLHNSNIIKKLRAKEKERENINTKQNKKIKELEDELQHLKQVLDGKEDLEKQHRDSIKQLNSVVERQEKDLAKLQAEVEDLEERNRSVQAALDSAYKELADLHKANATKDSEAQEAALRREVKAKEELGLALEKAQDEARQQHEALAIQVADLRLALQRAEQQAARKEDYLRQEIGELQQRLQEAEGRNQELSQSVTSATRPLLRQIENLQATLGAQTSAWEKLEKNLSDRLGESQTLLAAAAERERAATEELLSNKIQMTSTESQNSLLRQENTRLQAQLEVERNRLKKIENENSRYEVELEGLKDEYAKTLEDAKKEKTLLATQLEMEKMKVEQERKKAIFVQEAAKEKDRKSFTVETVSSTPTMSRSSSISGVDMAGLQTSFLSQDDPHDHSFGPIAPSGSNLYDAIRMGAGSSIIENLQSQLKLREGEISHLQLEIGNLEKTRSIMAEELVKLTNQNDELEEKVKEIPKLRVQLKDLDQRYNTILQMYGEKAEEAEELRLDLEDVKNMYKTQIDELLKQRQN, encoded by the exons ATGAGCTGGTTCAACGCCTCGCAGCTGTCCAGCTTCGCCAAGCAGGCGCTGTCGCAGGCCCAGAAGTCCATCGACCGGGTGCTGGACATCCAGGCCGAGGAGAGCCCCTGGCCCGACGCCGTCATCCCAGACTACGGTGACG gAACAAATTCGCTCATAAGTGGAGGATGGGATACATCTTCCTGGGGCTTAAGttcaaatacagaaccacagaatcagcCAGTATCGCCAACAGCAATCACTAAGCCAGTGAGGAGGACGGTAGTAGATGAATCTGAAAACTTTTTCAGTGCCTTTCTCTCTCCGACGGATGTTCAGAGAATACAGAAAAATTCAGTGGTGTCCAAACCTCCAGCCAAATCACAGCGACCCAAAGAGGAGGTGAAAAGCACTTTGAAGGAGTCTCAGCACCCCAGTCAGCTGGAAGTACCAGTGACGACAGAGGCAGAAGTGAAGGATTCCTCTGTAGATGGCCTAGTGGACTTGAAAACCCCTGATATTCCCAAGGAGAAGTTTGAAGAGAGTTCTGTGCTTAAATCTAATGCCAAGCCTGAAGAAAGCACAAGTGAAGTTACTGACAAAAAGGTGTCGGCTCTGAATTTGGAGGTACCTGAAGATGCTCTTAATGAAAAACCCAGTGTAGGAGGGGATGGAACGGGAGTTGCGCCGGAGAGCACTTCCCAGCCTCTTAATGCAGGTACAAAAGAGACGGGTTTGGAAACTAAGGAGCGAAAGACTGAGGACAGGCAAAGCAATACACCGTCACCTCCAGTTAGCACTTTCTCCTCAGGGACGTCGACAACTAGCGATATTGAAGTTCTAGACCATGAAAGTGTAATAAGTGAGAGCTCAGTAAGTTCAAGGCAAGAAGCTGCAGATTCAAAATCCAGTCTTCATCTAATGCAAACATCATTTCAGCTTTTGTCTACATCTGCCTGTGCAGATTATAATCGTTTAGATGACTTTCAGAAAATGACCgagagctgctgctcctctgaTGCCTTTGAAAGAATTGATTCATTTAGTGTACAGTCTTTAGATAGTAGAAGTGTAAGTGAAATAAATTCAGATGATGAGTTGTCAGGCAGGCCTTCTGCTTCAGCATCTGTCGCTGACAGTCCTTCTGCGCCAAAGACAGAAACGGTTGGTGCCCCGAAAAGTAAATCTGAAAACTTGAATGACGCTCCTGTTTTACATGCTGAGGAAGCTGAGATGGAAGAGAGTGGGAGAAGCGCGACCCCTGTTAATTCTGAGCAGCCAGATGTTTTGGTTACTTCTGTGCAAACTGCTGAAGAACAGATTGTGAAAGAGGAGACCGAGCCGCAGCAGGATGCCGTCAAAAAGTTGTTAGAAGAGGACACTGAAAAGCAAGAGCTTAAAAAG ATGATTGATTCATTAACTGAGAAACTGGAGAAGAGGGAAATACAGTTATTAAGTACTAGTAAAGAAAAGGCACGCCTGGAAGAAGCTTATGATAACCTAAAAGA TGAAATGTTTAGAATGAAAGAAGAGAGCAGTAGCCTTTCATCTCTTAAAGAGGAGTTTGCTCAGCGAATTGCGGATGCTGAAAAGAAGCtccagctagcctgcaaagaaaGAGATGTGGCTAAAAAG GAAGTAAAGACTGTTAAAGAAGAATTGTCTACTAGACTTAATACCAATGAAACTGCTGaattattgaaagaaaaagaagagcaaatCAAAGGATTGATGGAGGAAG gagaaaAGCTTTCCAAACAGCAGCTGCACAATTCCAACATTATTAAGAAATTAAGAgccaaggagaaagagagagaaaatattaacacaaaacagaacaaaaagattaAGGAATTGGAAGATGAGTTGCAGCATTTAAAACAG GTGCTTGATGGCAAGGAAGACCTCGAGAAGCAGCACCGAGATAGCATTAAACAACTGAACAGTGTCGTAGAGCGACAAGAAAAGGATCTTGCTAAACTTCAGGCGGAAGTGGAAGACCTTGAAGAAAGGAACAGAagtgtccaggcagctcttgacaGTGCATACAA GGAACTTGCAGATCTTCATAAAGCTAATGCTACAAAGGACAGTGAGGCACAAGAAGCAGCCCTGCGTCGGGAGGTGAAGGCAAAGGAAGAGCTTGGGTTAGCTCTGGAGAAGGCCCAGGATGAGGCTCGGCAGCAACACGAAGCTTTGGCAATTCAG GTGGCGGACCTGAGGCTAGCGCTGCAACGTGCAGAACAGCAGGCAgcaaggaaagaggactatttaCGCCAGGAAATCGGTGAACTACAACAG AGACTCCAAGAAGCAGAGGGCCGAAACCAAGAACTAAGTCAAAGTGTTACATCTGCTACACGGCCACTTCTCCGGCAGATAGAAAATCTGCAAGCCACACTGGGAGCACAAACCTCTGCGTgggaaaaactggaaaagaacCTTTCTGACAGACTTG GTGAGTCTCAAACTCTTctagcagcagctgctgagagaGAAAGGGCTGCCACAGAAGAACTTCTTTCTAATAAAATTCAGATGACTTCTACTGAATCTCAGAATAGTCTTTTAAGGCAAGAAAATACGCGCCTTCAGGCTCAGCTAGAAGTGGAGAGAAACAGAttgaagaaaatagaaaatgaaaacagtag GTATGAGGTTGAACTAGAAGGACTCAAAGATGAGTATGCAAAAACCTTGGaagatgcaaagaaagaaaag aCACTGCTAGCTACTCAGTTAGAAATGGAGAAGATGAAAGttgaacaggaaagaaagaaggcaatTTTTGTGCAAGAAGCAGCGAAGGAGAAG gatCGGAAGTCATTTACAGTTGAAACTGTTTCAAGCACTCCAACTATGTCACGCTCTAGTTCCATAAGTGGAGTTGACATGGCAGGTCTTCAGACATCTTTCCTCTCACAG GATGATCCTCATGACCACTCATTTGGCCCAATAGCTCCCAGTGGGAGCAATCTTTATGATGCTATAAGGATGGGAGCAGGTTCAAGTATAATTGAAAACCTGCAGTCACAGCTAAAACTAAGAGAAGGAGAGATTTCACATCTACAG CTGGAAATTGGAAACCTTGAGAAAACTCGATCAATAATGGCTGAAGAACTTGTTAAGTTAACAAATCAAAATGACGAACTTGAAGAAAAAGTGAAGGAAATACCAAAATTACGTGTACAGTTAAAG GATTTGGATCAAAGGTACAACACAATCCTTCAGATGTAtggagagaaagcagaggaagctgaagaACTCCGACTGGATCTCGAAGATGTGAAAAACATGTACAAGACTCAGATAGATGAACttttaaaacaaagacaaaattaa